A genome region from Zootoca vivipara chromosome 11, rZooViv1.1, whole genome shotgun sequence includes the following:
- the F2RL2 gene encoding proteinase-activated receptor 3: MTTILLLISGLLFISSCLSQKDRKCNNSSLECQGNKLHPIRTFHGSPQGAYEKIPHSAIEGATRTNHNQENNCSVKRSYVSVLKVRNTTLEYLTSPLSVKLIPALYITVVLIGVPANAFVLWTLFFRIRSARIAIFYTNLAISDFLFCIMLPFKISYHLRGNNWIFGEPMCRIMTAIFYGNMYCSTLFLTCISISRYVAIVYPFTYRALPKQPLATVACGAVWTVVFLYMLPLIIAKQSYNLDQLNIFTCHDVSNTCETPSSFQYYYFISLAVFGFVIPFCVVIFCYVSIIRTLKSYDQKWLWYIKITLLILSIFAVCYTPSNVILIVHHVNYHRNSADNLYFFYLIALCLSSLNSCLDPFLYFMMSKTKDSSVSLTMVKIPRDEKT, translated from the exons ATGACAACTATACTCTTATTAATAAGTGGACTGCTCTTCATATCCTCCTGCTTATCCCAGAAAG ACAGAAAATGTAACAACAGTAGCCTGGAATGTCAAGGTAACAAACTGCACCCCATCAGGACCTTCCACGGCTCGCCACAAGGTGCTTATGAAAAAATACCTCATTCTGCCATAGAAGGCGCAACAAGGACCAATCACAACCAAGAAAACAACTGTTCTGTGAAGAGGTCCTACGTTTCAGTACTGAAAGTACGCAACACCACGTTGGAGTACCTTACCAGCCCTCTGAGTGTAAAGCTGATTCCAGCTCTATACATAACTGTTGTTTTAATAGGAGTGCCAGCAAATGCCTTCGTACTATGGACGCTGTTTTTCAGAATCAGGTCAGCCCGGATTGCTATATTCTACACAAACTTAGCCATTTCGGATTTCCTCTTCTGTATCATGCTGCCGTTCAAAATTTCGTATCACCTCAGAGGCAACAACTGGATATTTGGAGAACCAATGTGTCGAATCATGACAGCCATCTTCTATGGCAATATGTATTGTTCCACGCTCTTCCTCACCTGCATCAGTATCAGCCGTTATGTGGCCATTGTTTATCCATTTACTTACAGGGCTCTGCCCAAGCAGCCCTTAGCAACAGTAGCATGTGGGGCAGTATGGACAGTTGTTTTCTTATACATGCTGCCTCTGATCATAGCGAAGCAAAGCTATAATCTGGATCAGCTAAATATCTTTACCTGCCACGATGTCAGCAATACCTGCGAAACTCCATCATCCTTCCAATACTATTACTTCATCTCGCTGGCAGTATTTGGATTTGTGATTCCattctgtgttgttattttttgttaTGTTTCAATTATCCGAACCCTCAAATCTTATGATCAGAAGTGGCTGTGGTACATCAAAATCACTCTTCTCATCCTCAGCATTTTCGCTGTCTGCTACACACCCAGCAACGTCATACTGATTGTTCATCATGTGAATTACCATCGAAATTCTGCAGACAATTTGTATTTCTTTTACCTTATTGCTCTATGTTTAAGCAGTCTGAACAGTTGCCTTGATCCATTCCTTTACTTCATGATGTCCAAAACCAAAGATAGCAGTGTTTCTCTCACCATGGTTAAAATACCCCGGGATGAAAAGACGTGA